In Meriones unguiculatus strain TT.TT164.6M chromosome 17, Bangor_MerUng_6.1, whole genome shotgun sequence, a single window of DNA contains:
- the LOC110543096 gene encoding zinc finger protein 431-like isoform X2 — MDAVTYEDVHVNFTHEEWALLDLSQKNLYKDVMLETYWNLTAIGYKLEVHNTEEHGQSSRRHGRYSISHSGYKPCEHKGCGKKQCIFTHNSFLQICEGICTEEKPSECNQPRKASVNFCTLQKHEKNHTSEKPYECNQCGKAFASRRYLPIHERTHTGEKPYVCNECGKVFACRNSLQKHRKTHTGEKPYDCHDCGKAFARRSHLQIHKRIHTGEKPYDCKECGKAFSTRHHLQVHKIIHTGEKPYVCNQCGKAFAFQSGLEAHEKTHTGKKPYECTQCGNTYGSRSSLRNHEKHHTGEKPYVCNQCGKAFTSQSILRRHEIIHTGEKPHACNQCGKAFACRSSLQVHERTHTGEKPYECNQCGKAFASRASLQTHEKHHTGEKPYECNQCGKTFASHASLQNHEKHHTGEKPYGCNQCDKAFALKCDLQIHERSHSGEKPYGCSQCGKAFASRRYLQKHKRSHTGEKPYECSQCGKAFSCRSNLYIHERSHTGEKPYECTQCGKAFACRSYLHIHERSHTGEKPYECTQCGKAFSCLSNLYTHKRRHTGEKSFDCTECGKAFAYPISLHNHKKCHVGEKLYGCN, encoded by the exons ATG GATGCAGTGACCTATGaggatgtgcatgtgaacttcactcatgaagagtgggctttgctggatctttCCCAgaagaatctctacaaagatgtgatgctggaaacCTACTGGAACCTGACTGCTATAG gctacaaatTGGAAGTCCACAATACTGAAGAACAcggtcaaagttctagaagacatggAAG GTATAGTATCAGTCATTCTGGATACAAGCCTTGTGAGCATAAGGGATGTGGAAAGAAGCAATGTATCTTTACACATAATAGTTTTCTTCAAATATGTGAAGGAATCTGTACCGAAGAGAAACCTTCTGAATGTAATCAACCCAGAAAAGCCTCGGTAAATTTTTGTACTcttcaaaaacatgaaaaaaatcatactagtgaaaaaccctatgaatgtaatcaatgtggtaaagcctttgcaagtcGCAGATATCTTCcaatacatgaaagaactcatacgggagagaaaccctatgtttgcaatgaatgtggtaaagtctttgcaTGTCGCAATTCActtcaaaaacacagaaaaactcatacgggagagaaaccctatgattGCCATGACTGTGGGAAAGCATTTGCACGTCGCAGTCAccttcaaatacacaaaagaattcatacaggagagaagccctatgattGCAAggaatgtggtaaagcattttcaACTCGCCATCATCTTCAGGTgcataaaataattcatacaggagagaaaccctatgtatgtaatcaatgtggtaaagcctttgcatttcaGAGTGGTCTTGAAGCACACGAAAAAACGCATACTGGAAAGAAGCCCTATGAGTGTACTCAATGTGGTAACACCTATGGAAGTCGTAGTAGTCTTCGAAATCATGAAAAAcatcacactggagagaaaccatatgtatgtaatcaatgtggtaaagcctttacaagtCAGAGTATTCTGCGCAGGCATGAAataattcacactggagagaaaccccatgcatgtaatcaatgtggtaaagcctttgcatgtcgcagtagtcttcaagtacatgaaagaactcacactggagagaaaccctatgagtgtaatcagtgtggtaaagcctttgcaagtcGTGCtagtcttcaaactcatgaaaaacatcacacaggagagaaaccctatgaatgtaatcagtgtggcaaAACCTTTGCAAGTCATGCTAGTCTTCAAAATCATGAAAAGcatcatactggagagaagccgtATGGATGCaatcagtgtgataaagcctttgccttAAAGTGTGATcttcaaatacatgaaagaagtcatagtggagagaaaccctatggatgtagtcaatgtgggaaagcctttgcaagTCGCAGatatctccaaaaacataaaagaagtcacactggagagaaaccgtatGAGTGTtctcagtgtgggaaagccttttcatgtCGCAGTAATCTTTATATACATGAAAGAagtcacactggagaaaaaccatatgaatgtactcaatgtggtaaagcctttgcatgtcgcAGTTATCTTCATATACACGAAAGaagtcacactggagagaaaccgtatgaatgtactcaatgtggtaaagccttttcatgtcTCAGTAATCTTTATACACACAAAAGAAggcatactggagagaaatcatTTGACTGTactgaatgtggtaaagcctttgcatatcccATTAGTCTTCATAATCACAAAAAATGTCATGTTGGAGAGAAACTCTATGGATGTAATTGA
- the LOC110543096 gene encoding zinc finger protein 431-like isoform X1 — protein MWQDAVTYEDVHVNFTHEEWALLDLSQKNLYKDVMLETYWNLTAIGYKLEVHNTEEHGQSSRRHGRYSISHSGYKPCEHKGCGKKQCIFTHNSFLQICEGICTEEKPSECNQPRKASVNFCTLQKHEKNHTSEKPYECNQCGKAFASRRYLPIHERTHTGEKPYVCNECGKVFACRNSLQKHRKTHTGEKPYDCHDCGKAFARRSHLQIHKRIHTGEKPYDCKECGKAFSTRHHLQVHKIIHTGEKPYVCNQCGKAFAFQSGLEAHEKTHTGKKPYECTQCGNTYGSRSSLRNHEKHHTGEKPYVCNQCGKAFTSQSILRRHEIIHTGEKPHACNQCGKAFACRSSLQVHERTHTGEKPYECNQCGKAFASRASLQTHEKHHTGEKPYECNQCGKTFASHASLQNHEKHHTGEKPYGCNQCDKAFALKCDLQIHERSHSGEKPYGCSQCGKAFASRRYLQKHKRSHTGEKPYECSQCGKAFSCRSNLYIHERSHTGEKPYECTQCGKAFACRSYLHIHERSHTGEKPYECTQCGKAFSCLSNLYTHKRRHTGEKSFDCTECGKAFAYPISLHNHKKCHVGEKLYGCN, from the exons ATGTGGCAG GATGCAGTGACCTATGaggatgtgcatgtgaacttcactcatgaagagtgggctttgctggatctttCCCAgaagaatctctacaaagatgtgatgctggaaacCTACTGGAACCTGACTGCTATAG gctacaaatTGGAAGTCCACAATACTGAAGAACAcggtcaaagttctagaagacatggAAG GTATAGTATCAGTCATTCTGGATACAAGCCTTGTGAGCATAAGGGATGTGGAAAGAAGCAATGTATCTTTACACATAATAGTTTTCTTCAAATATGTGAAGGAATCTGTACCGAAGAGAAACCTTCTGAATGTAATCAACCCAGAAAAGCCTCGGTAAATTTTTGTACTcttcaaaaacatgaaaaaaatcatactagtgaaaaaccctatgaatgtaatcaatgtggtaaagcctttgcaagtcGCAGATATCTTCcaatacatgaaagaactcatacgggagagaaaccctatgtttgcaatgaatgtggtaaagtctttgcaTGTCGCAATTCActtcaaaaacacagaaaaactcatacgggagagaaaccctatgattGCCATGACTGTGGGAAAGCATTTGCACGTCGCAGTCAccttcaaatacacaaaagaattcatacaggagagaagccctatgattGCAAggaatgtggtaaagcattttcaACTCGCCATCATCTTCAGGTgcataaaataattcatacaggagagaaaccctatgtatgtaatcaatgtggtaaagcctttgcatttcaGAGTGGTCTTGAAGCACACGAAAAAACGCATACTGGAAAGAAGCCCTATGAGTGTACTCAATGTGGTAACACCTATGGAAGTCGTAGTAGTCTTCGAAATCATGAAAAAcatcacactggagagaaaccatatgtatgtaatcaatgtggtaaagcctttacaagtCAGAGTATTCTGCGCAGGCATGAAataattcacactggagagaaaccccatgcatgtaatcaatgtggtaaagcctttgcatgtcgcagtagtcttcaagtacatgaaagaactcacactggagagaaaccctatgagtgtaatcagtgtggtaaagcctttgcaagtcGTGCtagtcttcaaactcatgaaaaacatcacacaggagagaaaccctatgaatgtaatcagtgtggcaaAACCTTTGCAAGTCATGCTAGTCTTCAAAATCATGAAAAGcatcatactggagagaagccgtATGGATGCaatcagtgtgataaagcctttgccttAAAGTGTGATcttcaaatacatgaaagaagtcatagtggagagaaaccctatggatgtagtcaatgtgggaaagcctttgcaagTCGCAGatatctccaaaaacataaaagaagtcacactggagagaaaccgtatGAGTGTtctcagtgtgggaaagccttttcatgtCGCAGTAATCTTTATATACATGAAAGAagtcacactggagaaaaaccatatgaatgtactcaatgtggtaaagcctttgcatgtcgcAGTTATCTTCATATACACGAAAGaagtcacactggagagaaaccgtatgaatgtactcaatgtggtaaagccttttcatgtcTCAGTAATCTTTATACACACAAAAGAAggcatactggagagaaatcatTTGACTGTactgaatgtggtaaagcctttgcatatcccATTAGTCTTCATAATCACAAAAAATGTCATGTTGGAGAGAAACTCTATGGATGTAATTGA